The nucleotide sequence GGTTTTTCAATTTCTGTAGGGCCCGTTATGTGGGCGATGCTACCAGAGATCTTACCGAATAAATTAAGAGGAATAGGTATTTCAATTATTGGAGGTGTAAACTCAGCAACAAGCTTCTTGGTAGCAACCATGTTCCCGTTAGAACTAGAACTATTAGGTGCTTCTACCACTTTTATGATATTTGGTTTTGGAATGATTGCCTGTTTACTATTCTCTTCTTTGATCGTAAAAGAAACAAAAGGCAAATCATTAGAAGAAATCGAAAAAGAGCTAATTGGTGAGCAAATAAGTTCATCATCTGATGAGGTGGAAGGCATTACTCCAATGGCACATTAATAAATTATTATGACAAATATTATACAAAACCCTATCTTGAAAGGGTTTAACCCTGACCCTTCGATTGTAAGGGTCGGGGATGATTACTTTATAGCTACATCAACATTTGAGTGGTATCCTGGTGTTCAGATTCATCATTCGAAGGATTTAAAAAATTGGAAACTGATAGGTCATCCTTTGAAAAGCTTATCCCAATTGGATTTAAGAGGTGTTCCGGATTCATGTGGTGTTTGGGCTCCATGTTTATCTTATGATAAAGGAACATTTTATTTGGTGTATTCTAATGTGAAAAACTTTGAAGGACCATGGAAAGATACCCCAAATTATGTGGTAACGACTAATAATATTTTTGGGGAGTGGAGTGAGCCGTCATTCCTTACTTCTTGCGGTTTTGATGGTTCATTATTTCATGATGATGATGGTAAAAAGTATTTTTTAAGTATGATCGTTGATCATAGAGGAGGAAAATTCTTTGGAGGAATCGTAATTCAAGAATATGATGTAGAAAGCAAACAATTAGTAGGTGAAATGCATCATATCTATGAAGGTTCTGAGTTGGGTTTAACCGAAGGGCCGCATATAATTAAGAAAGATGGCTATTATTATCTAATTACTGCAGAAGGAGGAACGGAATATGATCATGCTGTCAGTATAGCTCGATCAAAGGAGCTATTTGGGACTTACGAGACGGCTCCTAATAATCCATTAGTATCAGCAAAAGATTTTCCAGATAATGCACTTCAGAAATCAGGTCATGGTGATCTATTCCAAGCGGAAAATGGAGAATGGTATTGTGTCTTTCTTACAGGGCGACCGTTAACAAAACGAGGAAAGTGTACACTGGGAAGAGAAACATCCATAGAGAAAATCATTTGGGAAAAGGGAGAATGGCCGAGAACATTCTCAGGGTCTAAAGCGCCTAGGTTGGAAGTAGAAGGTATTGGAAAGAATTACACATTTTCAAATGAAGATCCTTTCCAAGAAAATTTTGCAAATGAAAAGCTATCACCACACTTCGCGTCACTACGCGAACCTTTTGATAAGTCTTGGATAAACATTGAAAACGGTGAGTTAGTGATAAAAGGGAGAAGCTCTCTATCATCATATCATACACAAAGTATGGTGGCGAGAAGAGTACAATCTCATGCTGTAGAAACAGCAGTGAAATTAAATTACTCTCCTGAGAACTTTCAGCAAATGGCAGGGTTAGTCTGTTATTATAATACTCAGCATTTTCATTATTTATATCTTACTTCTCATGATAATGGAAAGACAAAACAATTACAGATTATTTCTGCGAATAGATTTCAATACGACGAAGTGGATGTGAAGGAAACATCTTTTCCAATTGATCAGACGGTTTATTTAAAAGTAAAATTTGAAAGAGAGAACATTCAGTTTTACTATTCTCTGAACGATAAAGATTTTATTGAGTTTGGACCAATGCTAAATGGTTCCATTCTTTCTGATGATTATATACAATACGATGGGACTGGTAGATACCGTCCTGCTTTCACTGGATCATTTATAGGAATGACTTGTCAAGACTTATCTGGACAGCTAAAAGAAGCTGCTTTTGGTTACTTCCATTATAAGGAGTATCAAGAAAAGTTAGAAACAAGTACAGAAGAAACTCATTGAGTTACTGAATCAAGTAATTTTAATAATTAATCGTAGAAAGGCGGTGCATTTTGTACCGTTTTTTTTATTTCTAATGGTAAATGAAGTGTTTTTCTACATTCTATTCTCTTTTGAGAGAATACGGGTACATTTTGAAGTACTTCATTACTGCATTTATGGTCTAATAGACATGTTATCAGTGATTTTTGAGTTGATTGACGAGTTTGTAATAACAAATAATCCAAAGATTTTTTAAGAGTATTATCTATAAAGTCTCTTAAAATATTGAAAAAACATGCCCTGTGAGTGAAATAAAAGGATTGAAGTGTTCTTTTTACACATGTAGTATAGTTGAGTAGTGCTTGAAGTAGTCGTGAAGTAGTGCATTTTTTGAATCTCAAGTATAAATATTCCTTAATTGCATTAGCGAAATGAAAAACTTGTCTTTAAGATTTCACTACTAACTCTCTCAATTTTTTATGAGATGAAATTGTCCTTCTTACTTCACATGTTACTCTTAAAGATTAACGACGCAAATGAATTATACTATGAATAATTTACAAATGAAGAAACCTTTCTCTTTTCTGTCTAAGCTCTATTTTCTGAGTTTACTTTTTGGTCTTTTGGCAATCTCTGCCGAAGCACAGGAGAGAGTAATCAAAGGTACAGTTAAAGATTATAATGGTTCGGTACCTGGGGTTAACGTTACAATTTTAGGTACATCACAAGGTACAGTTACTGACTTTGATGGTAATTTTAAAATTACTGCAAATGAAGGAGATGTTTTAAGCATTACTTTTGTTGGATACAAACAACAATCAATCACAATAGGTACTCAAACATTTATTGACGTTGTTCTTGAAGAAGACGTAAAACAAATGGAAGAGGTAGTTGTAATTGGTTATGGTACGCAAAGCAAAAAAGATGTTACAGGTTCTGTTGCTTCTGTTGATAACGAAGCATTAGCAATAGCCGTAGAACCAAGTGCTGAAATGGCCATGCAAGGTAAAGTAGCTGGTGTTACTGTATCGCAAAGCTCGGGTTCACCAGGTTCTGCATCGACGATTACAATTAGAGGTCAAGGTACTATTGGTGATGCAACACCTTTATATGTTGTTGATGGTATTTTAACAACAGATATTTCTTTCTTAAACCCAGCTGATATCGAAAAGATGGATGTATTGAAAGATGCATCAGCAACTGCAATCTATGGTTCAAGAGGAGCAAATGGTGTAATCATTATTACGACTAAAAAAGGTAAAGAAGGAAAAGTAAACATTTCTTTCGATGCTTATGCAGGTGTACAGGAAGTGGCAAAAAGAATTCCTTTAACAAACCAATACGAATTAGCTTTTTTAATTAATGAAGCAAGTATCAATGATGGAAGAGGTGAAAGATATTCTTTCGATGAATTACAAGCTTTTAAACAAAGTCCTGGTACAGATTGGCAAGATGAAGTATTTAGTAAGCCTTCGGAAGCAGCTATCCAAAACTACCAGTTTACTGCTTCAGGTGGTAATGCTAAATCACAGTTCTTGATGAGTTTTAACTACTTTGATCAAAAAGGTATTATTGCTCCTTCAGCTTACAATAGACTTTCAGGTAGAGTAAATGTTAAATCTCAAGTATCAGATATCTTTGCAGTAGGCTCTAACATTGTAATTACCCGTTCAGATCAAGAAGTAATTCCTCAAAATAATGAGTATGAAGA is from Flammeovirga agarivorans and encodes:
- a CDS encoding glycoside hydrolase family 43 protein codes for the protein MTNIIQNPILKGFNPDPSIVRVGDDYFIATSTFEWYPGVQIHHSKDLKNWKLIGHPLKSLSQLDLRGVPDSCGVWAPCLSYDKGTFYLVYSNVKNFEGPWKDTPNYVVTTNNIFGEWSEPSFLTSCGFDGSLFHDDDGKKYFLSMIVDHRGGKFFGGIVIQEYDVESKQLVGEMHHIYEGSELGLTEGPHIIKKDGYYYLITAEGGTEYDHAVSIARSKELFGTYETAPNNPLVSAKDFPDNALQKSGHGDLFQAENGEWYCVFLTGRPLTKRGKCTLGRETSIEKIIWEKGEWPRTFSGSKAPRLEVEGIGKNYTFSNEDPFQENFANEKLSPHFASLREPFDKSWINIENGELVIKGRSSLSSYHTQSMVARRVQSHAVETAVKLNYSPENFQQMAGLVCYYNTQHFHYLYLTSHDNGKTKQLQIISANRFQYDEVDVKETSFPIDQTVYLKVKFERENIQFYYSLNDKDFIEFGPMLNGSILSDDYIQYDGTGRYRPAFTGSFIGMTCQDLSGQLKEAAFGYFHYKEYQEKLETSTEETH